A genomic stretch from Halobellus sp. LT62 includes:
- a CDS encoding DUF7563 family protein, which translates to MPTCDHCGSHVSDNFARVFADKEGRLLACPNCSANAGIAEVARRRTRTA; encoded by the coding sequence ATGCCAACCTGTGACCACTGCGGGTCACACGTCTCCGACAACTTCGCGCGCGTGTTCGCCGACAAAGAAGGGCGACTGCTCGCCTGTCCAAACTGCTCGGCGAACGCGGGGATCGCGGAGGTCGCGCGGCGTCGCACCCGCACAGCGTGA